CTTTACTCATGGCGGGTCTTAAGTTTCTATCTTCTTGCACACACAAAAGAGCAACTTTGACCAATCTCTCAACCTTCTTCTGGTCAAACTCATCATCAATCAACCTTGGATCAATTACTTCCTTAAGCCCCTCTTCTTTCATATTCTCACTCACCCATTGAACCAAGTGATTGAACTGAGCATTATAATGATCATGAGTAGATGAGTTTGAGAGGAAATTAGACACACATTTTCCACTTACAAGCTCTAAAACAACAACCCCATAACTGTACACATCTGCCTTAGAATCTATTTTCAAGTTCATCATCCACTCTGGTGCCAAGTAACCTCTAGTGCCTCTTACTCTAGAGAATCCAACATCATAGGCCTCTTTGAAAAGCTTTGACATCCCAAAATCTGATACCTTAGCCTCTAAGCAATCATCTAGTAGTATGTTCTGAGGCTTGACATCACAATGGAGTACCCATTCTAAGCACTCCTCATGCAAATATGACAAGCCTTTTGCAGTCCCTACTGCAATGTTGTATCTTTGATCAAATCCTAGCTTTTTTGATGAGTACAAGACTTTGTCTAATGAACCATTTTCTACATAGTCATATACAAGTAGTTTGTGGTTCTTTTGTGCACAAAATCCCCAGAGCTTCACAAGATTTCTATGGTTTATATTCCCTATGATACTTACTTCTGCCCAAAACTCTGCATCTCCTTGTAAAATGCCTTCAAGTCTCTTCACTGCTACAACTCTTCCATCATCCAAAACCCCTTTGTAAACCGATCCAAAACCGCCTTTTCCAATCTCTTCTTTGAAGTTTTTAGTTGCCCTTTTCAATTCTAAGTATGTAAATCTCTTGAAACCCAATGCTATTGCCATGTATCCCATGTTGATCATCTCCTCATTGACGCGCTTTCGATAGATGAACCACCACCACAAGGCAAAGCAGAGTACTTCAATGACGGCAAAAGCAGCTACAAAAGCCATTAGGTACTTGAGGTACCCATTTTTGTTACTCTTCTCACCTCTAGCATCATTATTGAAAAGTACTTCAGTAGATGAACAGCTCAATTCGTCTCCCTTTTCACTTGTCAACTTCATTTGAGAGCTTGGTATGATCTCTTTTGGAACCTTCATGTGTATGACACTATGGGAATCTGGTGTATGATAACCATTTACAAGAAAACTCTTTGGAAAACATTGTCCTTGCCCATCTAGCGAATATCCAAACCCTTTGCATCTAACATCTGTTAAGCATGAGTTTCTACATTCTTTGAAAGAGACTCCAAGTTTATATGTTTCCAAATCATAACCATAGTAATCTGTGTTAAGAAGCTCAATAAAGTCAACCTTATCTGCATCATTAGACAGTTTCAATGGAGGCCTGCAGCCTTTAGACCAATCCGAAACATCGATTCTTATGAAGCCATTAGGACAATAGCAAGCTGGTTTTGGATTCTTGTAGCTGCATATACCATACTCACCACAAAGACCATCAACCAAGCAAGAATCTAAATTGAAAGGTAACCATGATATTTCCCAAAGACCAGTTGATTCATCTAGGCTGTACAATCTCAAAATCCCATCATAATCCACTGTTAATCTTCGTTTTGGGCCAATCCCATAATCATATGCATTAAACTGCAATTGATCACTTGATAAAAACTTTCCATACTCATCAAGAATGGCTATTCTAGAACTATTGTAAGGTGTTCTACCAGTTACAAATACATTACCACCAGGTTGTCTAGGCCAATAAATACTTGAAAGTTTAGGACCATTATAGACTAAATTCAACACATTATTGTcatcaaatttcatgttataaACACCTGTCAAGTATGTACCTTTACTCCTCTTAGACACCAAAGTTGTGTTGATAACAAGAGGCTGCAGTGGCAGGAGAGTGTCAGTAGGGAAATTAAAGCTACCCCAGATGATCTTCTTCTCCACTTGATCAATCAAGACAAAGTTACCAGTCTCCAAAAGCTGAGCTTCAACAGCTGATGAATCAGAAAAAGTATCTGTGGACCAAACAATTGAACCAGAAGCATCAGTCAAGACCAGGTTCCCATTTTTGTGAAGTGTTATTCTTGATTGTTTCCCATTAACTGGTTTATCCCTATTAGCCATCCACACAACTGTTTTGTCTAGAGATTTGGTGAaccatattgagaaacaaaaagCATTAGTGCCCACCTTGTAAAAGCCAGCTGAGAAAGTACCCTTTGCtgaaaccaagaattctgtttcTAATTTGTCAATTTTCAAGGAACTTCCTTTACTCAAACTTGGCCACCCAGGTGATGATGAGCTTGAACTTGGTTGAGACCAAATTATTGCTGGTGCAACAAAAAAGACAAAGAAAGTCCCAGAAAATTTCATGGTAGGGAAAGAGAGAATTGTATTACTTTCTTGTGAAAGAAACCTCAAaccatatatgtatatttatacatatagttattatacaaataaaacttctgaatttatttttttttatgaacaatAAGCTTCTGACTTTTAAATGTCACTGTTACTATGTTATACTACGCTATGCTATGTTAGCTATCAATTATTCCCAttgatatgtatgtatataataataataataataataataataataataatttgtcgGCCAAGCAGCAAATGCCAACTTGGCAATGAAAACATTTATAATGTTGGGAAGACTTGTCTTGTGAAGTTCAATTTTTGTTAATCTATTCAAAGATAAAGCTGAtgatcaaaaaatttgattcacATTGATTCGTTGACAAACTAGCGCAGCCTAAAATGATCTCATCATTATTATACATAAATCAATCAAAGGGTTCCTGACACAAATGTTGAGAACCTACCTTCTTACTTCATACCATTCAATcatatgaattttaatttttgtactaTCTCTAATTTTTATtctctaatataaaataaactcaAAAGAGAATTTTAGAGACTGTTTGGTTGTGTTTtcagttttcagtttttaaaagtgataataaaaaatagttttttgtcactttaaaaatttaatggtatttgacacaaaatttttaaaactatttttagatttttcttactaaaaaattcaatattttaacATCATACCATGACATGAATCCATTCAATCTGAGTTCGGGTTTAGTTCTGGATTTAGGATCTGAATATGTGAGcaaaatgtaaaatataatatgttcgacgaaaaaaaaaaatatttttaaaaattaaaaacaatattttgatgttttctgttttttagttttttaaagcttaattttttaaaaaattagtcaAACAACCtctattagtttttaaaaactattcagattttaaaaaaatagaaatgaatTTTTAGACAATCTCCAATGAAAgatgtaaaaattgtgctatTTTTTACACCAAATTTTTGCTTTGTGCTCCAATACACAATTGcaaaattttaatgtaaaatttaatatctaattaatattttatttaaaaaataaaatctaataactttataatcaatttattattattttaatatgtaaggcaataaaaaaataatataaaatgtttCATAATTAGTTAAatgtactaataaaataataaaaatgatataaatgtaaatgaaaaaatagtgcatttattgtggtgtaaattttacatcataTCAAATGTTGTGTCAAATTTGGCACAAAATTTTCTATGCGCTAAACTTACATTCCATTGGAGCacactttttgttaaatgaacTATATTTTAACTTTTCACTACTTATTTACCCTTTTATTGAAGATACTCTTAAGTTATGAAACTAAGCAGCCTCTTAGcatcttaattttttaatttcaaggTAAAAATAATGGGAAAATCTTCTTTGCTAACCATCGTTTGAGTTTAATtgtaagaaaatataaagtttatggaCACAATTGCTAACTGCTTGATACTGTTGGGACCATTAGCAAATAAAAATACACTATGAAAAaacgtgtttttgcaaatgtcaattatatatatgaaaatataaaacaGTTTTGTAGTGACAAaacagaacaggcagaatataaaatatttgcagaaaaataaataacttgacacaagagatttatacgtggtatcagtgttctcccgaatactcctagtccacggggccacgcccagagaatgaaatcaattaataaagtatcaaaattacaaagacaattgacttaaacaagtttagactccctctaaagtattgccgcaaacctttgtaatccactttatgaatctgacttcttgaaacaccttcaagcccgaactcccttcgtctttgaagtgtgagtgcttacttcctcccgaagtaaggcttcaacaagtcttctctcgAAGActaagtgcttacttcctcccgaagtaaggctttatcaagtcttctcccgaagaccaatctcttgtttagtcaagtagttcttcacaacctctaggacagagtaagaacagaaataaacaactagaacctagatgaacaactaggctctcacaaaacaaaaaaactctcttctctcaaataagataagtgcaaaaaatgaataatggaagagccaAATCGAATGACTGCTCTCTAGGctttttatagaacatagaaaccttagagacagtcacaagatcgaatctacagctgtacaaaaactttcctaagaaaacacgatctgcagcatcagattcggatgttgacgcagcagatcagaccagcaacgggaaacttgctataatcaggtccgatcctctattaatgcttgattcctgctaaaaacagattagatattctgattgtatcaagatacaatcgaaatcaataaggaaaatgcaataatcaaagtttccttaaaaaagacaactttccataagagaattgcttctcttacaagaagtttccaaacaaaggaaagtccagctgaaaagtgtaactttcctaagaaagaaaagagcaactaaaaCCAAAAGCACAAGGTAAGAATTCGGGTATGTATGCaaaacaatcttaccataaatgaaaaaaatattttgttaactAACTtaccaaaaaaggactttacacaCTAAAACCACAAATGCTATTTCGAATTATTCTAATTTCTTAGCTTTCTTAAGGTAACTTACAACCTACATCCAAATTTAATCATGTTAGGTTTACTTGACAATGAGGTTTTCTACCTCAAGGGTTTCTTCTAGGAGTGTACGTCGCTCAGTTTGGTCGGTTTATGCTATATTTTATTCAACCCAATATAAAAATTGGGTTACAAAAATTAAGTGCAACTCGtccaattaagaaaaaagaaattagtAACCCGTCCAATGAAATTGGtcagtttggtcgggttaacccgtctGAAccgacaattaatattttattttttttaattcaattattatattttagttaattgtgataataagataaatatatatatatatattgaatttaaaGTTCAAATCAACTACCATAAAAAAAACATAGTAGTTTgaactttatatattttttttttaaatatgtatgtaaattatatgataatgtaaatatatataataaaacatatatacatttatatatatatatatataaaaccctTTTAATCGGGTTGATCGGGTTAGTTCGGGTTGATTGGACGGGTTGGTattattttcaacccgcccaatataAAGATTGGACGGGTTACATTTTCGTCGAGTTATTCGGTTTGCATTATTCGTCGGGTTATGTCGGTTTGGTTTGGGCGAGTTATTTGGTTTGGACAGTTTACAAAAACTTATATACATCCCTAGTTTCTTCATATTATAAGATGATTATGATGAACACTGAGTAAGTGTTCTAGTGGTAAATGTTAAAAGGTACCAGTAGTGTCTAGTATCTTTCAAAGTATTATATtgctatttttataattaagtatcggatcccatataactaaatataataacttttacgGAATATTATTAACTAATTGCAAGACTGATAgttaatagcaatgctcaaaaTGTTTATCCTAAagtcattttttaaaattttttaggaAGTCTTAAATATAAAGATAATATCTCTCAGCCTAACCTAACCACCTCAGAAAGTTTTGAGAAAAATTCGTGGGCAAAGTTAGAGTACTCATTGTTACATCTAAAGAGAGGAATCACACATAGTAGTCCTCTctaatagaatattttatatatggatAAAATAAATCTGATTGATTTTATACATGTATAAGAATtagttaatattttatttgatttacaaattaaatatttgataataataaatattctgaAATATATAACCTATAAATATTGTTAAAATATAAGTATGTAAGTATATTCTAAATATTGTTAAAATATTCTGATAATTAGTGTGACACAGATATTGATGAAGTATATAACCTATAAATATAAGGTACCGCTTTCTAAGTTCACTACTAATTCTCTGAAAAACAGTAAAATCTATATAAGAGAGTAAGAGAGAGCTTAGAAGTCTGAATACTCACATTAATTAACTAAGTTTTTTTTAGATCCAAAGCTTGtgtgggattgaagctcaaaggaATAATAgttggaggtatttcgatctaCTTCTGTATACACGTATATGTTCAATTTTCTGTATTATTCTGCATTTCAAATGGATCATATATGACTTCATCTCCTTGAActctcaactttaactctcccttCTGGACATCAATTAGTGCTTTCCCTGTTGCCAAGAAGGGTCTCCCCAAGATGATAGGGACATTGTTATCTTCTTCCATATTAAGGACTATAAAATCAACAGGAAATATAAATTTGTCCACGTTGACAAGGACATCTTCGATTACTCCTCTTGGATGGGCTAAAGAACGGTCAGCTAGCTGTAGTGTAACAATTGTAGGTTTTTTTTCTCCAAGTTATAGTCTCTTAAATACTGTCAAGGGCATAAGGTTGATACTAGCCCCCAGATCACACAATGCATGAATATTTTCAAGCCTCCCAATAGTTCAAGGTATGGTAAAACTCCCAGGATCTTTCAGTttaggagggagtttcttctgaaGAATTTTACTACACTTCTCTGTTAGAGCTACTGTCTCAAttcttccatctttcttttcttgGAAAAAATCTCCTTCATGAATTTGACGTAGCTTGGCATTTGTTCAAGGGCTTCTGCAATGGGAATGTTGATATGTAGCTTTTTAAATACTTCAAGAAACTTGCTAAACTTCTTATCCGTGTTATTCTTGCGTAACCTCTGAGGATAGGGAATCTTTATGTGATGGTCAATATTAATAGGAGGAGAAGTTTCTTTTTGTTGAAGACCATCACTAGTCTTCTTCTCTTCCAGTGTAAGTGTTGGTTGatcatcttcttcatcctcTGGCTTATCTTGACTTGGACCAGCATAGCTCTTGCCACTTCTCAAGGTAATTGCCTTACAGTTCTCTTTCGGATTGACTTCAGTAGTGCTAGGAAAGTTACCTTGAGCCTTGTTAGTGTTTTGAGAAGCCAACTGCCGCACCTTGGTTTCCAAGACCTTAAGAGAAGACTTAATCTCAGTCATGAATTGCATTAacgtgtctatttgagaattagaCCCTTCATTAGAATCTTGTTGTTTTTGATACTGTTGATTTTGCTGAAATTGATTTTTCTGAAGATAAAGCCCTTGTTGTTGCTGATTAGGAAACTGCTTTTGGAAGCTCTGCCGACGACCCCCTTAGTTAAAACCATAATTATTCTAATAGTTTCCAATAGCTTGGGCTTGCTCCATTGGAAAATTGTCTACATATATAGGGTAGGTGTCAATAGTATGAGATCCTCCACACAGCTTGCAGAAAACTTGAGCTTGTTTGGCTTGTGCAGTCACCAGCTTCGTTAAGGCCTCCACCTGGGCTGTCAACTTGGTTATGGCATCAATTTCATGCATACCCACAACCTTTTTAGAGTGGCTTCTCTTTGTTGACCATTGTTGATTAGTTATGGCCATCTCTTCAAGTAATTCAAATGACTCATTAGCACTTTTCCTCATAAAAGCCCCACCAGTTGCGGCGTCTATGAGTGTTCGGGTGTTGCTAACTAATCCATTGTAGAAGTTATGCACTTGCAACCAGTTTTCAATCCCATGGTTAGGGCACTTCATCAATACATCCTTGAATCTCTCCCAAGCTTCGTAAAGAGATTTGTTGTTATGCTAGGTGAAGTTATTGATGTCAGATCTCAGCTTGGCGATCTTTGCacgaggaaagaactttgaaaGGAAATTTAGGGCCAATTCCTCCCAAGTGTTGATAGAATTGGGTGGTAAAGATaccaaccaactcttggctcgctcCCTTAATGAGAACAGGAACAACCTTAGCCTAATGGCATCGTCACTAACTCCATTCACCTTAAATGTCTAACAGAGCTCTTCGAAGTTAGCGAGATGCATGTTTGGGTCTTCTGTTGACAATTTCCCAAATTGGACGGAAGATTGGACCATCTGTAGTATGGTTGGCTTGATCCCAAAGTTGTTAGCATCAACAACAGGTTGCCTTATACAGGATCTGGCCCCTATCAAGTTAGGAAGCAAATAGTCCTCCAGGCTACGGTCATTGTGGTTGCGACCATTAGCCTGGTCATCTACAACTCCTCTATCGTTTCCATTGTTGTCGACATTGGCATTGTCAGCCATATCTACTTCTTGTTCAATCTTTATCGCAGCTCTTTCCCATTTCTTCCTTCTTCTTACCTGTCTGCAAGTCTTCTCTATTTCAAGATCAACTGGCAATCTGGCAGTTGCACCTTCACGTCTCATAGACTAGttgaacttgaaaaaaaaaaaagataagatttTGAAACAAACAGAATTAGTactaaaattgaaaagaaaaatcaaattagaacaaaatttaatttttaataacatTAACTGTTAATCCCTTGCCAcaacgccaaaaacttgttgtggtATTTTcaacacgcaagtgtacgtatcgtaaACAAGTAATAGACTCAgaaagagtgaggtcgatcccacatgAATTGTAGTtaattactttaaaattaaatctttacttctatttggttaattcaaattaagagaaaattaaatttagaaacAATAAAGAAACAGTGAAATTAAGAAGcaaataaattaaaaaggaaattaACGATGATTAAAgttagggcttcgatttcaattgtaactattgattatggcctaatatgattatctttCTGTTaccaatttctatgcaatagcatgtttactaaggtaatttatagtctttcttctaaaaaaaaaaaggtaatttatagtcttctcagatatataaatctcaattacatgcaaattttCTACACTCGTAATAAATgaaacatgcaacaggcattaaacacagaaaccctataagctatctaaaccatataggtactctggtcctatatcaaaattcagttctattttactatagcataattgacactcacttctcataTCTTGCATTAAAATCATAGatagttaattggtgatcaggcaatttaaagtaattaagtacgagtgaaataaaatacatagaaaCTGAggaaaaataaatcatattaaaaccataaaacaatcTTAACAATCTCTATCGAGACCCTAATTAAATGTTTGGCTACTCATGTTCATTGTAGCAAAATCAAGCATAttaacaaaagaaaagagaagaaaatagagaagaaaagaatgttgaaaaccctctgaagaatgcctccagTATTGAAGTCGGTCTCTGAATTTCGTACTCATTTTTCTACCTTTTATTTCCTTCTGAGTTGCTTACTGAAATCAACTGAAGTTCACTCCTTATATAGCCATTGAGGGActaaaaagatagaaaaatCGCACATGCTAAAAATCGTATTCAACTTTTAATTAGGCCATCACAATAAGCCCACGTTGAGAAATCTTTTTTTCTGCTTCAGACTATGGGCGGGCCGCGACATGCTCTTTCTTGGGCCGCAACCCGTGTGCAATCTTCACACGAGGGGGCCTCTTTTCACGATGTGGGTCGCGGCATGCCCATTCTTGGGCCGCGGCCTCTGTGCAATTTCCCCATGTTTTCAAGGTGTGCAATCTTTTTTTCTAGGCAGGATCCCAATTTTGCACAGTGATCTTTTATgcaatcttttatttatttttttttcatcttattccgttgatattttttaaatcttcttctattttaaatctgcaaaaataaaagataacatgGGTAAAATTTCTCCAAACACGagtaaaactaaataaaaagacactataatatatctaaaaataatactaaaaataacctaacacttGGAGAAGAATCAAACACCacgtataattaattttttaattttaattaaaacatatatttaatatttatatgttatatgataataaactaaaatttaGAAATGTTTGATTGATAACTagttacatgatttatttaggcatgtaataattgtgttaatgtgaataattttatgttttacAATTAAGTAATATGCAATTATAATATTactaaaattaagtaatttattgtttaaattatttaatttcgattAATTTTCCATTAAATATATTCtgcaatttatatttaatttattatcatataatatatgtgctaatttatatttattcattctaaaaatttattattggtgcatttaattacaattttatatGAGTTAAATGCTAGTTTTATTCCATAATAATGCTAGATATATTAAGTatatattcaaacattaagatagtttgaatattttatttagcacattaaatttcataaagtttcataaaaaattataaaatatacataagacattcataaaattttaatatagataAAACATAAGAAATTTGGTAGTTTAACAAAAGAAAGTATATGAAACTGAGACAAATACTCATATCTATAACGATTTTTAATTATCTTTGGACGACCACattaggagcactaatctcaatgattgtctattatgttaataacgaaattatttttagttagaGCTTTATACCTAACAtctaagtgaaaatataattttaaatagggtaaataccattttggaccccgtgttttgcaaaagttacagattggaccctgtgttttgttaaatgacaaaatggaccctgtattttctaaaatagtaaaaataagaccctgagcttaatttttgacaacttttttttttaatacaaccaacttgaagacaatgcttaatacgaacagatacaaaaaatgtaaacagttttgtcatagcacttttagat
This region of Cannabis sativa cultivar Pink pepper isolate KNU-18-1 chromosome 7, ASM2916894v1, whole genome shotgun sequence genomic DNA includes:
- the LOC115696881 gene encoding putative receptor protein kinase ZmPK1, with protein sequence MKFSGTFFVFFVAPAIIWSQPSSSSSSPGWPSLSKGSSLKIDKLETEFLVSAKGTFSAGFYKVGTNAFCFSIWFTKSLDKTVVWMANRDKPVNGKQSRITLHKNGNLVLTDASGSIVWSTDTFSDSSAVEAQLLETGNFVLIDQVEKKIIWGSFNFPTDTLLPLQPLVINTTLVSKRSKGTYLTGVYNMKFDDNNVLNLVYNGPKLSSIYWPRQPGGNVFVTGRTPYNSSRIAILDEYGKFLSSDQLQFNAYDYGIGPKRRLTVDYDGILRLYSLDESTGLWEISWLPFNLDSCLVDGLCGEYGICSYKNPKPACYCPNGFIRIDVSDWSKGCRPPLKLSNDADKVDFIELLNTDYYGYDLETYKLGVSFKECRNSCLTDVRCKGFGYSLDGQGQCFPKSFLVNGYHTPDSHSVIHMKVPKEIIPSSQMKLTSEKGDELSCSSTEVLFNNDARGEKSNKNGYLKYLMAFVAAFAVIEVLCFALWWWFIYRKRVNEEMINMGYMAIALGFKRFTYLELKRATKNFKEEIGKGGFGSVYKGVLDDGRVVAVKRLEGILQGDAEFWAEVSIIGNINHRNLVKLWGFCAQKNHKLLVYDYVENGSLDKVLYSSKKLGFDQRYNIAVGTAKGLSYLHEECLEWVLHCDVKPQNILLDDCLEAKVSDFGMSKLFKEAYDVGFSRVRGTRGYLAPEWMMNLKIDSKADVYSYGVVVLELVSGKCVSNFLSNSSTHDHYNAQFNHLVQWVSENMKEEGLKEVIDPRLIDDEFDQKKVERLVKVALLCVQEDRNLRPAMSKVVELLVQIDTHV